TAGAGCGTACATTAACATCCACAGGGACATTGTTCTGCTTGGCATGCTCCAGTAGCTGTGTCAACAGCTCCTCGTTGCCCTGCTTGGCAGCCCAGTGGAGGCAGGAGAAGCCCGTCACAAAGTCCCTCTTGGTCAGCAGGCTGGGGTCCAGGATCAGCAGCGGATACAGACTGTCCCACTGGCCGTCCGAGGCACACAGCATCCACTCGTGCTCCAGGGGGTCCAGGGCAACTGAGACACAGTCCCCGTCTGCAGACGACAGCAGAGAGGTGGAGTCACCGTCGCTCCTGACAGAGTCTCTGAGACGAGAGCCACGGTTGATCAGAGACCGACGTACCTGGAGACAGGCAAAGACAGAAAGGAACAATTagtaggctacatctcagaaaTGGCAGCCTAAACAACCTTAGACCAGAACCAGTGATAGAATAAATCAATATTTTATAAATAGAATAAAATAAAAGTGTGAGTCGTCTACCTGTGGGGAGCTGCTCATCATCAGCTCTATGAAGTTCCTGCGGCTGCTCTTGGGGGTGTTCCAGTCTCCATCCAGTCCCTCCCACCCACCGTCCTCTGACAGAGCGCTGGTCAGCAGAGCCCTCTGGGAGCCCCGGGAGGTCCTCCTACTTCCCCTCACCTGCACCTGGCCAGCCAACACACCTGAGTCTGTCCCCAGTGCTGGAgctgactctctcctcctcctgtctcttagCTTCACCTCTCCACCAGAGAAGGTATCATCACTAACTTCTCTAAGCTTCACCTCTGTGACTCCACCTGAGGTAACATCAATAACTTTACCTTCCTCTAGGCAGCATGGATGATGAACATTACCGTTTGATTCCATGTCATTATCAAGCAAAGATAGGGCGTCGGGTGCATTAGAGTCTTTTTCAGGTGAATCACATGTATCACTAGAATGTCCGTTTCCATCTCGGCTGACATTGCTGCTCCCACCCCGTTCTCCAGATTCAGATAGTGGGCGGTCCCTACCACACACCTCGTTGCCGTTACACTCTCCATCGTTGCCAGGGTCTGTGTGCTTCACGGAGCTTGTGCTGTTTTCCTTCAAACACACGAATTTCACTCCATCCTCCAGTTTTATGAAAGCAACGCTGTCAACGTGACGGTTCAACCTTTCATTGAACAGTGTTTTCTTTGACGCATCACTTTTCCACACTGATTCAAAATTATCAATCAGGTCCATATATCTgaccaaccctcctctctccgtcAGGAACTCCAGGACGGCTTGTTCTGTGCATTCGGTCGCCATTTAGAATAAATAGTGGAAATAGCCAACACAATAATAACGATTTAAAATGTTTCTTTCCCACGTTGCATCGTTTCATCCGTGCATCACTGACAGGTCTCTGAAGTACGCCGATAACAGCATATTCATTATCACCATCATCCTAATCCCTACTCTCCGATTCTCTCCTCCAAGAGACAAACCGTGTGTGACAGACAGGGGTCGCAGTAGCATCAAAACA
The DNA window shown above is from Salmo salar chromosome ssa25, Ssal_v3.1, whole genome shotgun sequence and carries:
- the LOC106586406 gene encoding ankyrin repeat domain-containing protein SOWAHC encodes the protein MATECTEQAVLEFLTERGGLVRYMDLIDNFESVWKSDASKKTLFNERLNRHVDSVAFIKLEDGVKFVCLKENSTSSVKHTDPGNDGECNGNEVCGRDRPLSESGERGGSSNVSRDGNGHSSDTCDSPEKDSNAPDALSLLDNDMESNGNVHHPCCLEEGKVIDVTSGGVTEVKLREVSDDTFSGGEVKLRDRRRRESAPALGTDSGVLAGQVQVRGSRRTSRGSQRALLTSALSEDGGWEGLDGDWNTPKSSRRNFIELMMSSSPQVRRSLINRGSRLRDSVRSDGDSTSLLSSADGDCVSVALDPLEHEWMLCASDGQWDSLYPLLILDPSLLTKRDFVTGFSCLHWAAKQGNEELLTQLLEHAKQNNVPVDVNVRSSAGYTPLHLAAMHGHTQVVHVLVDQWSVDPEARDYSGKRAGQYLPPWSLIYCSPGARGWDQPCRRRRIRHGERRQRGTRGAVEITQSSPVQPEPTEAAERIRGGGGRGREGGQEGARLFRGSRL